One genomic window of Marinobacter adhaerens HP15 includes the following:
- a CDS encoding DUF4124 domain-containing protein, whose protein sequence is MRFLLLFLATLSFSAFAQVYKWTDENGNVHFGNQPPPGQQEEVQIRESKTGSMVTDRQREMLDRIDQERAERRADSDIASTSQKPRTESSSCRKAKIILQRYENELDQLLRRGYKQSERRDAEDRVTRWESEVAYYCS, encoded by the coding sequence ATGCGCTTCTTACTACTGTTTCTGGCCACCCTTTCATTCTCTGCCTTTGCCCAGGTTTATAAGTGGACTGATGAGAACGGCAACGTTCACTTTGGGAACCAGCCTCCACCTGGTCAGCAGGAAGAAGTTCAGATACGGGAGAGCAAGACCGGCTCCATGGTTACGGATCGCCAGCGAGAAATGCTGGATCGCATAGACCAGGAACGCGCCGAGCGCAGAGCCGACAGCGATATTGCTTCAACTTCTCAGAAACCCCGCACAGAATCCAGTTCATGCCGGAAGGCAAAGATTATCCTTCAAAGGTATGAGAATGAGCTCGATCAGCTTCTCCGGCGCGGTTACAAACAAAGCGAGCGGAGAGATGCGGAAGACCGCGTGACTCGCTGGGAAAGCGAAGTCGCTTATTACTGCAGCTAG
- a CDS encoding phage portal protein, producing MPDISFLDSSGRPIQKAESYTGTGTGFGGQLQRWNPRAKTADAALLPDLKRGNARAEDLVRNHALAKNGVQLHVDNIVGHMFRLSYKPKWRALGMSEEDARAFAKEVEDAFTEYAEDPINCYVDAERKRTLTMMCREITANHTSAGEGMASAEWITGRPGALFNTAIKLVNHHRVCNPNHAPDSNSLRAGVKVDRFGAAVGYWVRNHDITGYGLSDGMGNAWTFVPRETRWGRQQFLHVFEPRGDGQTRGENQFLSVMEQLPQLSKLQQTKLQNAIVNAMYAAVIESELGSEAAMEIIGGDLSTDKLTQYMSTLADYHEGADIRLNGVKIPHLMPGENLNLLTSGNADNGFSELESSITRWIAAGTNTSKESLTKDYRELSYSTARASMMESWRYFMGRRKIIPSRFASMVFALWLEEAIDSGRIRLPRSATRGFYEAKASWCNCEWIGSGRIAIDGLKEVKESILLIESGLSTYEKELAKMGEDYQEVFAQQVREMEERKKAGLPPPSWVKALALAPDQEEPEAVGGVS from the coding sequence ATGCCAGATATCAGCTTTCTAGACAGCTCGGGCCGGCCGATCCAGAAGGCTGAGAGCTACACCGGCACTGGTACCGGCTTTGGTGGCCAGCTCCAACGCTGGAACCCGCGCGCCAAAACGGCGGACGCGGCCCTTCTGCCAGACCTGAAGCGTGGCAATGCCCGTGCGGAAGACCTGGTGCGCAACCATGCACTGGCTAAAAACGGTGTGCAGCTGCACGTCGACAACATCGTTGGCCACATGTTCCGGCTCAGCTACAAGCCCAAATGGCGGGCGTTAGGCATGAGCGAAGAGGATGCCCGGGCCTTTGCGAAAGAGGTGGAGGACGCCTTCACCGAGTATGCGGAAGACCCGATCAATTGCTACGTGGATGCGGAGCGCAAGCGCACCCTCACCATGATGTGCCGGGAAATCACGGCCAACCACACCAGCGCCGGCGAGGGCATGGCCTCCGCTGAGTGGATCACGGGCCGGCCCGGTGCACTGTTCAACACGGCCATCAAGCTGGTGAACCACCACCGGGTGTGCAACCCGAACCATGCGCCGGACAGCAACAGCCTGCGGGCTGGGGTGAAGGTCGACCGTTTTGGCGCGGCCGTGGGCTACTGGGTGCGTAACCATGACATCACCGGTTACGGCTTGTCTGATGGCATGGGCAACGCCTGGACCTTTGTGCCCAGGGAAACCCGCTGGGGCCGGCAGCAGTTCCTGCACGTGTTCGAGCCCCGTGGCGATGGCCAGACCCGGGGGGAGAATCAGTTTCTCAGCGTTATGGAGCAGTTGCCCCAGCTGAGCAAGCTGCAGCAGACCAAGCTACAGAACGCCATTGTGAACGCCATGTACGCGGCGGTGATTGAGAGTGAGCTGGGCAGTGAAGCCGCGATGGAAATCATCGGTGGTGACCTGAGCACCGACAAGCTCACTCAATACATGAGCACCCTGGCCGACTACCACGAGGGCGCGGATATCCGCCTCAACGGCGTAAAAATCCCGCACTTGATGCCGGGTGAGAACCTCAATCTGCTGACCAGCGGCAATGCTGACAACGGCTTCAGCGAGTTGGAATCTTCCATCACCCGCTGGATTGCCGCTGGCACCAACACCTCGAAGGAGTCGCTGACAAAGGATTACCGGGAACTGAGCTACAGCACCGCGCGGGCCAGCATGATGGAAAGCTGGCGTTATTTCATGGGCCGCCGGAAGATCATCCCCAGCCGTTTCGCGTCCATGGTGTTCGCGCTGTGGCTGGAGGAAGCGATCGACAGCGGGCGCATCCGCCTGCCGAGATCCGCCACCCGTGGCTTCTACGAAGCGAAGGCTTCCTGGTGCAACTGCGAATGGATCGGCTCCGGCCGCATCGCCATCGATGGGCTGAAGGAAGTGAAGGAATCCATCCTGCTGATCGAATCCGGCCTTTCCACCTATGAGAAAGAGCTGGCGAAGATGGGCGAGGATTACCAGGAAGTGTTTGCCCAGCAAGTCCGGGAGATGGAGGAGCGGAAAAAAGCCGGCCTGCCACCACCCAGCTGGGTGAAAGCGCTGGCCCTTGCTCCTGACCAGGAGGAGCCGGAGGCAGTGGGCGGCGTTTCATGA
- a CDS encoding phage head-tail joining protein, giving the protein MSLETQLLEAREAYHNLLTGQAVVRIQRDGKTVEFSQASKKDLAAYIASLESQLGGAGRRRRPARFIL; this is encoded by the coding sequence ATGAGTCTTGAAACCCAGCTGCTGGAGGCGCGCGAAGCCTACCACAACCTGCTGACCGGGCAGGCTGTGGTGCGCATTCAGCGCGATGGCAAAACCGTTGAGTTCTCCCAGGCCAGCAAGAAAGACCTGGCGGCCTACATTGCCAGCCTGGAAAGCCAGCTTGGTGGCGCCGGCCGTCGCCGTCGTCCTGCGAGGTTCATTCTGTGA
- a CDS encoding major capsid protein, with product MTYSTTELLDGTRRLDPFMPFLLNLFCPGFVTFGTKEIAFDAWDEDFKLAPFVSPYVPGQVSQQPGGELRKFIPPYLKPKDVVSPDRVLERRPGEGFSGPLTPEERADAIRMDLLATHRKKIRRREEWILSQVLLTGQVVVSGPRYPEKLLDFRRDPNLTIDISGGAGAWNQTTAKPVEDFQDWFELLESPATHVFFGPGTLRAAFRDEEFKDLAETRRGSESRFEMAPAELDASYAGRFRENGAELWEYKGWYKDAQGNKQYFIPYGHIVIAGVAGASGVRTYGAILDANAQYQEAEMWPKNWPDNDPGVEYIMTQSGPLPVLRRIDATLCAKVLPTP from the coding sequence ATGACCTACAGCACCACTGAGTTGCTGGACGGTACCCGCCGTCTGGATCCGTTCATGCCGTTCCTGCTGAACCTCTTTTGCCCGGGGTTCGTGACTTTTGGCACCAAAGAAATTGCCTTTGATGCCTGGGATGAAGATTTCAAACTGGCTCCGTTTGTGAGTCCCTATGTTCCTGGCCAGGTGAGCCAGCAGCCTGGTGGAGAACTTCGGAAGTTCATTCCGCCCTATCTGAAACCGAAGGATGTTGTGAGCCCTGATCGTGTTTTGGAGCGCCGTCCTGGTGAAGGGTTCAGCGGACCGCTGACGCCAGAGGAAAGGGCAGACGCGATCCGAATGGACCTGTTGGCCACTCACCGTAAGAAGATCCGCCGCCGTGAAGAGTGGATACTGTCCCAGGTGCTGCTTACAGGGCAGGTGGTTGTTTCGGGCCCCCGGTATCCGGAAAAGCTGCTGGACTTTCGGCGCGATCCTAACCTAACCATCGATATCTCAGGTGGCGCGGGTGCCTGGAATCAGACCACGGCCAAGCCAGTTGAGGATTTTCAGGACTGGTTTGAACTGTTGGAATCTCCGGCAACGCACGTGTTCTTTGGCCCGGGAACCCTCCGTGCGGCGTTTAGAGATGAAGAGTTCAAAGACCTGGCTGAGACTCGCCGCGGCTCCGAGTCCCGCTTTGAAATGGCACCTGCCGAACTGGATGCATCGTACGCTGGCCGCTTCCGTGAAAATGGTGCGGAACTCTGGGAGTACAAAGGCTGGTACAAGGATGCGCAAGGTAACAAGCAGTACTTCATTCCATATGGTCACATCGTAATTGCCGGTGTCGCTGGTGCCAGTGGGGTGCGCACCTATGGCGCGATCCTGGATGCCAACGCGCAGTACCAGGAAGCGGAAATGTGGCCAAAGAACTGGCCGGACAATGATCCTGGCGTTGAGTACATCATGACTCAGTCCGGCCCGCTGCCGGTTCTTCGTCGGATCGACGCCACCCTGTGTGCGAAGGTGCTGCCGACTCCGTAA
- the lysC gene encoding Rz1-like lysis system protein LysC, which produces MLFLTSCAETQYLTRTEIVRERVPAEYLEATVIPGPEVNVIGYCPEYVEVLKSTIGECNADKADARAWNEREATSNAQ; this is translated from the coding sequence ATGCTGTTTTTGACATCATGCGCCGAGACACAGTACTTGACCCGAACGGAGATCGTGCGGGAGAGGGTGCCAGCGGAGTACCTGGAAGCCACAGTGATTCCAGGGCCGGAGGTTAACGTGATTGGTTATTGCCCGGAGTACGTTGAAGTGCTGAAAAGCACGATTGGCGAGTGCAATGCCGATAAAGCCGATGCTCGGGCGTGGAATGAGCGTGAGGCGACCAGCAATGCCCAATAA
- a CDS encoding S49 family peptidase, with amino-acid sequence MRNQNIAARVLNQPLLLEPGYARVFLGALAPRLGVASLQDEFGLIESQEKLRMRADSFGSDRPRNRPYEVLNGIALIPVAGTLVHKFGHLQPYSGMTGYDGIIARVEEALADPTVNGILLDMDTPGGEVAGCFDTARRLNELRGQKPIASISYDMACSAGMALHSATDYRYTTTSARTGSVGVVMMHASFEEQLKANGIDVTLIHSGAFKVDGNPYENLPEQVLARFQAESDRLRNEFADMVATHIGLSASDVLATEAAIYTGQDAIEAGFADELINGHDMLAAFSDYIQTTTTIGVSTMTVESKTKPAATAPASAPEASTEQPDTVDTTKLAADAAATEQARIAGILQCDEAEGRTKLAQHLAFKTTMSVEDAKEMLAAADKHVTVAAGPQGLLDAAMGNTKQPEIAADAAAGEEGGELKGGAKLAAAHAKATGCSKKVH; translated from the coding sequence ATGCGAAACCAGAACATTGCAGCCCGTGTGCTGAATCAGCCGCTGTTGCTGGAGCCTGGCTATGCCCGGGTATTTCTTGGCGCCTTGGCGCCCCGGCTTGGGGTTGCCAGCCTGCAGGATGAGTTTGGCCTGATCGAATCGCAGGAGAAGCTGCGGATGCGGGCGGATTCGTTCGGCTCTGATCGGCCCCGTAACCGCCCTTATGAAGTGCTTAACGGCATTGCCCTGATTCCTGTTGCCGGCACCCTGGTTCACAAGTTCGGGCACCTGCAGCCGTATTCTGGGATGACTGGTTACGACGGCATCATTGCCCGGGTGGAGGAAGCCCTGGCGGATCCGACCGTGAACGGCATCCTGCTGGATATGGATACTCCCGGCGGTGAGGTTGCTGGTTGCTTTGATACCGCTCGCCGGCTGAACGAGCTGCGTGGCCAAAAGCCGATCGCCTCCATCTCCTACGACATGGCCTGCAGCGCCGGCATGGCCCTGCACAGCGCTACCGATTACCGATACACCACCACCAGCGCCCGGACCGGTTCCGTGGGCGTGGTGATGATGCACGCCAGCTTTGAAGAGCAGCTGAAGGCCAACGGCATTGATGTGACGTTGATCCACTCCGGCGCCTTCAAAGTGGATGGCAACCCTTACGAGAACCTGCCGGAGCAGGTGCTTGCCAGATTCCAGGCCGAATCCGACCGCCTCCGCAATGAGTTTGCGGACATGGTGGCGACACACATCGGCCTCTCTGCATCGGATGTGCTTGCCACTGAGGCGGCCATCTATACCGGGCAGGACGCAATCGAAGCAGGATTTGCGGACGAGCTCATCAATGGCCACGACATGCTGGCCGCCTTCTCTGACTACATCCAAACCACCACGACAATCGGAGTTAGCACTATGACGGTTGAATCAAAGACCAAGCCGGCGGCCACAGCACCGGCATCCGCCCCGGAAGCCAGCACTGAGCAACCGGATACCGTAGACACCACCAAGCTGGCCGCTGATGCAGCCGCCACTGAGCAGGCCCGCATTGCCGGCATCCTGCAGTGTGACGAAGCCGAAGGCCGCACCAAGCTGGCCCAGCACCTGGCGTTCAAAACCACGATGTCTGTGGAGGATGCCAAGGAGATGTTGGCCGCTGCAGATAAGCACGTCACCGTAGCGGCTGGCCCTCAAGGCCTGTTGGATGCAGCCATGGGCAATACCAAGCAGCCGGAAATCGCGGCGGATGCCGCAGCCGGCGAAGAGGGCGGAGAGCTCAAGGGCGGTGCCAAGCTGGCCGCTGCTCATGCCAAGGCCACCGGCTGCAGCAAGAAAGTCCACTAA
- a CDS encoding phage terminase large subunit family protein, which yields MSILDPSSDSWQRLAANLDRVMAQAMAKFRPPEKISSTDWANKHRYIAQESSAWSGKYSTDLTPWVPGILDALDNPAVKKLVCRKSSQVAWTDGAWNNYLGRRIHNDPCPIVLLFPKEKTIRKYLDQKFNPMIEVTPVLRALVDVSTSRSSGNRNDFKKFPGGFLALVASNAADNVKSLSAPVVCVEEPDDCNTSVSGQGDSINLLEERAKTYEYRKVIFGGTPTVKGLSRVDEAFASSDQRMFMVPCHECNEEHVLSWDNVIWNEDAPVADEVLGKSQPETARYACPHCGVLWRDIDKNRNVKKGYWKAHKPFRGTAGFYINELYSPFPGSKLPLLVEKYLKAQHHLNLGDDSYMIGFVNNTLGLSYEYRTDAPDTDTLRERAEEYQELTVPAGGLVLTVGVDVQHDRLAIIVRAWGRGEESWLVFWGEIYAAGSCSDKADPVWDELDKFLFGAYRHELGFNLQVSAASIDSSDGQTNDAVYHYVRSRRGRGVKVMAIKGESNNLNREIVTPAKKIDVNAKTTKASRYGLPVFMVGTEKGKDLIDARLKLTGNGPGRMHWYQGVRDDYYNQITAEIKAPDRRRGGRKTWQPKAGVRNEGLDCEVYALHAARTVKVHVRKPDQWDALEAQLMQGDLLAPSVAAPVPDKPKQRSETKPQNSKPEGASLADIARRMR from the coding sequence ATGAGCATTCTCGATCCGTCCTCCGACAGCTGGCAGCGCTTGGCCGCGAACCTGGACCGGGTGATGGCCCAGGCCATGGCGAAGTTCCGGCCACCGGAGAAGATCAGCTCAACTGATTGGGCCAACAAGCACCGGTACATTGCCCAGGAGAGTAGTGCCTGGTCGGGTAAGTACTCCACGGACCTGACGCCGTGGGTGCCTGGCATTCTGGATGCGTTGGATAATCCGGCGGTGAAGAAGCTGGTGTGTCGGAAGTCCTCACAGGTGGCCTGGACAGATGGTGCCTGGAACAACTACTTGGGCCGGCGGATTCACAACGATCCGTGCCCGATCGTGCTTCTGTTTCCGAAAGAAAAGACGATTCGGAAGTATTTGGACCAGAAGTTCAACCCGATGATTGAGGTGACACCGGTTCTGCGGGCGCTGGTGGATGTCTCTACTTCTCGCAGTTCCGGCAACCGGAACGACTTCAAGAAGTTCCCGGGAGGTTTCCTTGCCCTGGTGGCCTCGAACGCAGCCGACAACGTGAAGTCGCTTTCCGCGCCGGTGGTCTGCGTTGAGGAACCAGACGACTGTAACACCAGCGTCAGCGGGCAGGGCGATTCCATCAACCTCCTTGAGGAACGAGCGAAGACCTACGAATATCGGAAGGTGATCTTCGGCGGAACGCCGACGGTTAAGGGCCTGTCCCGCGTTGATGAGGCCTTCGCCTCCAGTGATCAGCGCATGTTCATGGTGCCATGCCATGAGTGCAATGAAGAGCATGTGCTCAGCTGGGACAACGTGATCTGGAATGAAGACGCGCCGGTTGCGGATGAGGTGTTGGGCAAATCCCAGCCTGAAACCGCCCGCTATGCCTGCCCGCACTGCGGCGTGTTGTGGCGGGATATCGACAAAAACCGGAACGTGAAGAAGGGCTATTGGAAAGCCCACAAGCCGTTCCGCGGTACCGCCGGTTTCTACATCAACGAACTGTACAGCCCGTTCCCGGGCTCGAAGCTGCCACTGCTGGTTGAGAAATATCTCAAGGCCCAGCACCACCTGAATCTGGGTGATGATAGCTACATGATCGGCTTCGTCAACAACACCCTGGGATTGTCCTACGAGTACCGAACAGATGCGCCGGATACCGACACGCTGCGCGAGCGGGCAGAAGAGTATCAGGAACTGACGGTACCCGCCGGCGGGCTGGTACTCACGGTTGGTGTCGACGTTCAGCACGATCGCCTGGCGATCATCGTTCGCGCCTGGGGGCGGGGAGAGGAAAGCTGGCTGGTGTTCTGGGGCGAAATCTATGCCGCCGGCAGCTGCAGCGATAAGGCAGACCCGGTATGGGATGAGCTGGATAAATTCCTGTTTGGCGCCTACCGGCATGAGCTCGGCTTCAACCTTCAGGTGTCTGCAGCGAGTATCGACTCCTCCGATGGCCAGACCAACGATGCCGTGTATCACTACGTGCGCAGCCGGCGCGGCCGGGGCGTGAAAGTGATGGCGATCAAGGGTGAAAGCAACAACCTGAACCGCGAGATCGTTACCCCAGCCAAGAAGATCGATGTAAACGCGAAGACCACCAAGGCCAGCCGCTACGGCTTGCCGGTGTTCATGGTGGGTACCGAGAAGGGCAAGGACCTGATCGACGCCCGGTTGAAGCTCACCGGCAACGGCCCTGGCCGGATGCACTGGTACCAGGGTGTTCGGGATGACTACTACAACCAGATCACGGCTGAGATCAAAGCGCCGGATCGCAGGCGAGGCGGCCGGAAGACCTGGCAGCCGAAAGCCGGTGTTCGCAACGAAGGGCTGGACTGCGAAGTGTACGCACTCCATGCCGCCAGAACTGTGAAGGTTCACGTTCGCAAGCCGGACCAGTGGGATGCCCTGGAAGCGCAGCTGATGCAGGGAGACCTGCTGGCGCCCTCAGTCGCGGCGCCCGTGCCGGATAAGCCCAAACAGCGAAGCGAAACCAAACCCCAGAATTCAAAGCCAGAAGGCGCAAGCCTGGCTGATATTGCCCGGAGAATGCGATGA
- a CDS encoding head decoration protein: protein MSDIYAGSSYVPYQPAPFILGGLVAFDSGTLSSGQNLERGTVIGRVSASGELVESQQDATNGSQVPVGVLNHDADASGGAMNVVFAKGGDLDKTQVKFHTSWSATEQLAAFDGTPISLVTPE from the coding sequence ATGTCTGATATCTACGCAGGCTCTTCATACGTGCCTTACCAGCCGGCGCCGTTCATCTTGGGCGGCCTGGTGGCATTCGACAGCGGCACACTGTCCAGTGGCCAGAACCTGGAGCGCGGTACCGTGATTGGCCGCGTTTCTGCCAGTGGCGAACTGGTGGAATCCCAGCAGGACGCAACCAATGGTTCACAGGTGCCTGTAGGTGTTCTGAACCACGATGCGGACGCTTCTGGTGGTGCCATGAATGTGGTCTTTGCCAAGGGTGGCGACCTGGACAAAACCCAGGTGAAGTTCCACACCAGCTGGAGCGCCACGGAGCAGCTGGCCGCGTTCGACGGCACGCCCATTTCACTTGTAACCCCGGAGTGA
- a CDS encoding phage tail protein has product MQVEVDRSSLQEVRALLAKFSDGASRAHARSLNKTVTKSRTESSKEIRKQVRLNAAYVKSLMTITKASQKKLQAKISTPSRGLLLSRFSTDTSISGDKTSWLKPPAIPKRGIRVKVKPAGGAKVFDGDSEIEGKPFYIVLPGTSGRVAIAGRRSKIGSEGGRIKVFYGPSLSQVFTDVKEDIAEPLALYQMQQFEKEIDAILRGF; this is encoded by the coding sequence ATGCAAGTTGAGGTTGATCGCTCCAGCCTGCAGGAAGTGCGGGCCCTGCTGGCTAAGTTCTCAGATGGTGCAAGCCGAGCTCACGCCAGATCCCTGAACAAAACGGTGACGAAAAGCCGCACCGAATCCAGCAAGGAAATCCGGAAACAGGTTCGTCTGAATGCCGCTTATGTGAAGAGCCTGATGACGATCACCAAGGCCTCACAGAAAAAGCTTCAGGCAAAGATCTCGACACCCTCCCGAGGCCTTCTGCTTTCTCGCTTCTCAACGGACACCAGTATTTCCGGTGACAAAACCAGCTGGCTCAAGCCTCCTGCGATTCCGAAGCGTGGAATCCGAGTCAAGGTGAAGCCAGCGGGCGGCGCCAAGGTGTTTGACGGTGACAGTGAGATTGAAGGCAAGCCGTTCTACATCGTTCTGCCTGGCACTAGTGGCCGTGTTGCGATCGCTGGTCGGCGTTCAAAGATCGGTTCTGAGGGCGGAAGGATCAAAGTCTTCTACGGACCCTCGCTTTCACAGGTGTTCACCGACGTGAAAGAAGACATTGCTGAGCCGCTGGCGCTGTATCAGATGCAGCAATTCGAGAAAGAAATCGACGCGATTCTGAGGGGCTTCTGA
- a CDS encoding head-tail joining protein, which yields MASKFDSVAGRLESAIDEQFAVDAVYTDGQGASFQIRCILDRAVEQRQVYETNMPSFRNQIEIRKSYVDRPRRGDKVTIDGIDWILDGLITDDGQVTRHYANAS from the coding sequence ATGGCCAGCAAGTTCGATTCAGTGGCGGGCCGGCTTGAGTCCGCCATTGATGAACAGTTCGCCGTGGATGCGGTGTACACCGATGGCCAGGGCGCCAGCTTTCAGATCCGCTGCATTTTGGATAGGGCTGTTGAGCAGCGCCAGGTGTATGAGACGAATATGCCTTCGTTCCGGAATCAGATTGAGATCCGGAAGAGCTATGTTGATCGGCCCCGGCGCGGAGATAAGGTAACCATCGACGGAATCGATTGGATACTGGACGGGCTGATCACGGATGACGGGCAGGTGACGAGGCACTACGCAAATGCAAGTTGA
- a CDS encoding Ig-like domain-containing protein, whose product MELITGGISGAYLQTGYIGPFVGAPAVVSVDSDNAVNQYQLVLVDVSGFSESISSVTLNSVACAVAENDPTDDQIQVRIPGTLATGTYSMVVSGATETATITGISYTQTHPYTSPVGSVDSNSLFSSPVLITAGTYHRIVSGPSNGTLDAATAEADDLWGNDVADIYTPDSGFTGEDTVAIEVLFDDGTTDTITATITVEAQVDIDPDAFTVDPLTNQALDQWVEFPAIEVTGIDAGEEIAVSVTGTDVQYAVDAGAGFAGFTAATTNVQLGYLVKPRIRTANGFEVERTGSIAIGSQSSGLSATTRAAVLPTLDSALPDLNLGQGDAVSVDLDNYFSGASSYGLSGLPANSGLEFDGSVLSGTTNVDDIEASPFTLVATAYSADGSIQDSFDVTVVDDIAPAVTVNPLTTLDTTPVASGSAGDATSLTLDVEGVDVTHSSTYSPIISSGSWIQQLNELAIGTYTMTATGVDDAGNETVVSATLKVVEQIATSPRGLFQPLFRSLTGSVNQTLFR is encoded by the coding sequence ATGGAATTGATCACCGGCGGCATCAGCGGGGCATACCTGCAAACGGGCTACATCGGCCCGTTCGTTGGCGCTCCGGCTGTGGTTTCCGTCGATTCTGACAACGCGGTGAATCAGTATCAGCTCGTCCTGGTGGATGTCTCCGGATTCAGCGAGTCAATCTCCAGCGTGACTCTGAACAGCGTTGCTTGTGCGGTTGCTGAGAATGATCCAACAGATGATCAGATCCAGGTGCGCATTCCTGGAACACTGGCGACAGGCACTTATTCCATGGTGGTTTCAGGAGCAACTGAGACTGCGACCATCACAGGAATCAGCTATACCCAGACGCATCCTTACACCTCCCCGGTGGGCTCAGTGGACAGCAACAGCCTGTTTTCCAGCCCTGTGCTGATCACTGCCGGCACGTATCACCGCATTGTGTCAGGCCCGAGTAATGGGACGCTGGATGCTGCCACAGCGGAAGCTGACGATCTCTGGGGCAACGATGTCGCTGATATCTATACTCCGGATTCTGGCTTCACTGGTGAAGACACCGTTGCAATCGAAGTGCTGTTTGATGACGGCACCACGGACACCATCACGGCAACGATCACCGTTGAGGCTCAGGTCGACATCGATCCCGATGCCTTCACGGTAGATCCGCTGACCAACCAGGCCCTTGATCAGTGGGTAGAGTTCCCGGCCATTGAGGTCACTGGTATTGATGCGGGCGAAGAGATTGCCGTATCAGTGACTGGAACGGATGTTCAGTACGCGGTGGACGCAGGCGCCGGGTTTGCAGGCTTCACTGCAGCCACAACCAACGTGCAATTGGGCTACCTGGTAAAACCACGTATCCGAACTGCCAATGGCTTTGAGGTAGAGAGAACAGGCTCAATCGCAATCGGTAGTCAGTCTTCCGGCCTGTCAGCTACTACCCGCGCTGCAGTGCTTCCAACACTCGATTCGGCCTTGCCTGATCTGAATCTGGGGCAGGGCGATGCCGTAAGTGTCGATCTTGACAACTACTTCAGTGGTGCCAGCTCCTACGGCCTTAGCGGGCTGCCTGCGAACTCTGGCCTTGAGTTTGATGGTTCTGTGCTTTCCGGTACCACTAATGTTGATGATATTGAGGCCTCACCGTTCACGCTTGTGGCAACCGCCTATAGCGCGGATGGAAGCATTCAGGACTCATTCGATGTAACGGTGGTTGATGACATCGCACCGGCTGTCACGGTTAACCCGCTGACGACTCTGGACACTACGCCCGTGGCTTCTGGTAGCGCAGGGGATGCAACAAGCCTGACCCTTGACGTTGAAGGCGTGGACGTTACGCACAGCTCAACCTACAGCCCAATCATCTCAAGCGGCAGCTGGATCCAACAGTTAAACGAGCTGGCCATCGGTACCTACACGATGACAGCAACAGGCGTTGATGATGCCGGGAATGAAACTGTGGTGTCGGCCACACTTAAAGTGGTCGAACAGATCGCCACCTCCCCGAGGGGTCTGTTCCAGCCGCTGTTCCGTTCACTGACTGGATCCGTTAACCAAACACTCTTCAGGTGA
- a CDS encoding terminase small subunit, whose amino-acid sequence MGKRVNKRELAEIFGISERSFTAYQKDASFPIARAGGRGQANEYDTQDVHEWLMERAVSGARHESARERLERIKGDREELALAKDLEELVPAVLVGARLESVALSIRTELLTGNPKLKTEIDTLYDIDLDIELLNEHSRSVLRQLAALGREPGPGDGPGHGEVPATGEDQLN is encoded by the coding sequence ATGGGTAAGCGAGTAAACAAGCGAGAGCTCGCTGAGATCTTCGGTATTTCCGAAAGGTCTTTTACGGCTTACCAGAAAGACGCTTCGTTCCCGATCGCCAGAGCTGGTGGCCGGGGCCAGGCGAATGAGTACGACACTCAGGATGTTCACGAGTGGCTGATGGAGCGCGCGGTTAGTGGCGCCCGCCATGAGTCCGCCCGTGAGCGCCTGGAGCGCATCAAAGGGGACCGCGAGGAGCTGGCCCTGGCGAAGGATCTTGAAGAACTGGTACCAGCGGTACTGGTGGGGGCTCGATTGGAATCCGTGGCGTTGTCTATCCGCACTGAGCTGCTGACGGGCAACCCGAAACTCAAGACTGAGATCGATACGTTGTACGACATCGATCTCGATATCGAGCTACTGAATGAGCATTCTCGATCCGTCCTCCGACAGCTGGCAGCGCTTGGCCGCGAACCTGGACCGGGTGATGGCCCAGGCCATGGCGAAGTTCCGGCCACCGGAGAAGATCAGCTCAACTGA